In one Yarrowia lipolytica chromosome 1A, complete sequence genomic region, the following are encoded:
- a CDS encoding uncharacterized protein (Compare to YALI0A02354g, similar to uniprot|Q02201 Saccharomyces cerevisiae YKR003w, similar to Saccharomyces cerevisiae OSH7 (YHR001W) and OSH6 (YKR003W); ancestral locus Anc_2.513), protein MHHHLNPKALFSGRKESTSPQTQAASGSGAVSPGRPLDSSTNVEDVDELDGDGQNIIMGIIAQLRPGADLSRITLPTFILERKSMLERITNSLQHPTYVIEAHATKDPMQRFIQVVKWYHSGWHITPKAVKKPLNPILGEFFTCYWDYDDGSHGYYISEQTSHHPPKSSYFYMIPEHNIRVDGTLAPKSRFLGNSAASLMEGATILKFLDIVDAKGAPEEYEITSPNAYARGILFGRLKYEYCDHSIIKCPALDLTLDLDFKAKGFISGTYNAFEGQIKKISTGEAFYDVYGKWDEIIELKNLKTGEKSVLFDVTKAALHPPKVRPIAEQAATESRRLWEPVTDALAKRDHTVATDEKFKIEDKQRTLAKEREEHGVKFLPKLFKPAPAPLDFILYKDLHGTPEEITKEILSIVPILPGQQFTKDFEMSGEKKYKLEKSGQASSETQPPATTTAAAPQAGAVPTTPANGQTPLAKTSDLQEALPTEEDEFHDAQ, encoded by the exons AtgcaccaccacctcaaccCCAAGGCGCTCTTTTCTG GCCGAAAGGAGAGCACCTCTCCCCAGACACAAGCCGCGTCCGGCTCCGGAGCCGTGTCTCCAGGCCGACCTCTGGATTCGTCCACCAACGTCGAAGATGTGGATGAGCTTGACGGAGACGGCCAGAACATCATCATGGGAATTATCGCCCAGCTGCGACCCGGCGCTGATCTGTCTCGAATCACACTTCCCACCTTCATTCTCGAGCGAAAGTCCATGCTCGAGCGAATCACAAACTCCCTGCAGCACCCCACATATGTCATTGAGGCCCACGCCACCAAGGACCCCATGCAGCGGTTCATCCAAGTGGTAAAGTGGTACCACTCCGGCTGGCACATCACCCCCAAGGCCGTCAAAAAGCCCCTGAACCCCATTCTCGGCGAGTTCTTCACATGCTACTGGGACTACGACGACGGTTCCCACGGATACTACATCTCCGAGCAGACCTCCCACCACCCTCCCAAGTCATCCTACTTTTACATGATCCCCGAGCACAACATCCGAGTCGACGGTACACTGGCTCCCAAGTCCCGTTTCCTGGGTAACTcagctgcttctctcaTGGAGGGCGCCACCATTCTCAAGTTCCTGGACATTGTAGATGCCAAGGGCGCTCCCGAGGAGTACGAAATCACTTCGCCCAATGCCTACGCCCGAGGTATTCTCTTTGGACGGctcaagtacgagtactgcGACCACTCGATCATCAAGTGTCCCGCTCTGGACCTGACTCTGGACCTGGActtcaaggccaagggcTTCATTTCCGGTACATACAATGCCTTCGAGGGCcagatcaagaagatcTCCACCGGCGAGGCCTTTTACGATGTTTATGGAAAGTGGGATGAAATAatcgagctcaagaacctcaagaCCGGCGAGAAGTCGGTGCTGTTTGACGTGACTAAGGCCGCCCTGCACCCTCCCAAGGTGCGACCCATCGCTGAGCAGGCCGCCACCGAGTCCCGACGACTGTGGGAGCCCGTCACCGACGCTCTTGCTAAGCGAGACCACACCGTTGCTACCGACGAAAAGTTCAAGATTGAGGACAAACAGCGAAcgctggccaaggagcgaGAAGAGCACGGCGTCAAGTTCCTGCCCAAACTGTTCAAGCCCGCCCCCGCTCCCCTGGACTTCATTCTGTATAAGGATCTGCACGGCACTCCCGAAGagatcaccaaggagattctcaGCATAGTCCCCATTCTGCCCGGCCAACAGTTCACCAAGGACTTTGAAATGTCCGGCGAGAAGAAATacaagctggagaagagcgGCCAGGCCAGCAGCGAGACTCAGCCCCCCGCCACGACCACTGCGGCTGCCCCCCAAGCAGGCGCTGTCCCCACAACCCCTGCTAACGGCCAGACTCCCCTGGCCAAGACTTCTGATCTTCAGGAGGCTCTTCCCACCGAAGAGGACGAGTTCCACGACGCCCAGTAG
- a CDS encoding uncharacterized protein (Compare to YALI0A02409g, weakly similar to ca|CA0277|CaRNH1 Candida albicans ribonuclease H (by homology)), which translates to MLIKWRFVLRVSVSFNMAKSNSKPYYAVRKGRKTGVFTSWDQVQPLVDKFPGAQQKRFESLAQAELWVSTAVCVSPPKSTPPSSAGSNGTQSPRLDRSPRKPTWSSSQSLGLEGVRRDLPSSPTRSRPRMDNYTTKVNNEKMEVATRATNLENPTNLTGKEETTWCPTTSEMEMGWSLFRMIQSDPWNKVEVEGRIESGRTLFEIYFNENNSQNVVRPVVVADCQTEEEQVARAVLVGVYEACKLIHARNDGLKYEIQTTSMFVIECYYRRCFKWQINGWVDTDNTPVPHREVVEPTMELLQQLKGRIRFGKLKVVEQ; encoded by the coding sequence ATGTTAATTAAGTGGAGGTTTGTTTTACGCGTTTCAGTCTCCTTCAACATGGCCAAATCGAATTCAAAGCCATACTACGCCGTCAGAAAGGGCCGAAAAACAGGTGTATTTACATCATGGGACCAGGTGCAGCCGCTGGTCGACAAATTCCCCGGCGCCCAGCAGAAGAGATTCGAATCACTGGCCCAAGCGGAGCTATGGGTTTCCACAGCCGTTTGCGTGTCTCCTCCAAAGAGCACGCCGCCGTCCAGTGCTGGTTCTAACGGAACACAAAGTCCTCGCCTCGACCGCAGTCCTCGCAAACCGACGTGGTCTTCGTCGCAATCGTTGGGATTGGAGGGGGTCCGAAGAGACcttccatcttctcccacAAGATCCAGGCCGAGGATGGACAACTACACGACCAAGGTGAACAATGAGAAGATGGAAGTTGCAACAAGGGCGACGAATCTGGAAAATCCGACAAACTTGACGGgaaaggaggagacaaCATGGTGTCCTACGACCAGTGAGATGGAAATGGGCTGGTCCCTGTTCCGTATGATCCAGTCTGATCCGTGGAacaaggtggaggtggagggaCGAATAGAATCTGGACGGACATTGTTTGAGATTTATTTCAACGAAAACAACTCCCAGAATGTCGTGCGtcctgttgttgttgctgacTGCCAAACTGAGGAGGAACAGGTGGCCAGAGCAGTGTTGGTAGGTGTCTATGAAGCATGCAAATTGATACACGCTCGCAACGATGGACTCAAGTACGAAATACAGACCACATCCATGTTTGTCATTGAGTGCTACTATCGACGGTGTTTCAAGTGGCAGATTAATGGTTGGGTGGATACAGACAATACCCCTGTACCTCACAGAGAGGTGGTTGAGCCTACGATGGAGTTGTTGCAGCAGTTGAAAGGAAGGATCAGATTTGGGAAgttgaaggtggtggaacAATGA
- a CDS encoding uncharacterized protein (Compare to YALI0A02431g, similar to Saccharomyces cerevisiae ECM9 (YKR004C); ancestral locus Anc_2.514, weakly similar to uniprot|Q02202 Saccharomyces cerevisiae YKR004c Hypothetical 34.5 kDa protein): MELVRKLSRALLAADQVEIGPSELPEEVPTDDTFKPFQLVEDKNITTACVPKKEMVTAALVAQKTFRSAIDASPVSEAVLDLSNVLLLAAYEHHSATNIRHKLVEQGLQSEGAELRFLDLLLTSKLKKQSKSPTLWNYRRGFVKSASMDLFTPKELFKEVNYLEKINALLGEHYYDTTGLGPFLEHEFDVILRSAQVHKHNYYAWGYARWVTDLVVKENKELFKKLLSLMLLWVSKHPSDTSGWSFFTYLSLKLDEKDRRAVLDTLRVVQNDFVGSETFYVCLRTLLTSVSQEAAQEWLTQLDEGPEKEEEGKTPGAANTLQSLMKATKERDAYLKKQALNFFYRREPRVEV, translated from the exons ATGGAACTCGTTCGAAAACTAAGCAGAGCATTATTGGCCGC CGATCAAGTGGAAATCGGGCCTTCGGAGCTGCCAGAAGAAGTGCCGACGGACGACACATTCAAGCCGTTTCAActggtggaggacaagaacatcaCGACCGCCTGTGTGCCCAAAAAAGAGATGGTAACGGCGGCTTTGGTGGCTCAGAAGACATTTAGAAGCGCCATTGATGCATCGCCAGTGTCGGAAGCAGTGCTAGATCTCTCCAATGTGCTTCTTTTGGCTGCTTATGAACACCATTCGGCTACCAATATTCGCcacaagctggtggagcaGGGCCTTCAGAGTGAGGGGGCCGAACTGCGGtttctggatctgctgctcaCGTCTAAACTCAAGAAACAGAGCAAGAGCCCGACACTGTGGAACTACCGACGTGGGTTTGTCAAGTCGGCCTCGATGGACCTGTTTACCCCAAAAGAACTGTTCAAAGAAGTCAATTACCTCGAAAAAATCAACGCGCTGCTTGGGGAGCACTACTACGATACCACTGGCCTGGGTCCGTTTCTGGAACACGAGTTTGACGTCATTCTAAGATCAGCTCAGgtacacaaacacaactaTTATGCATGGGGATACGCCAGATGGGTGACTGATTTGGTCGTGAAGGAAAATAAGGAGCTTTTCAAGAAACTGCTGTCTctgatgctgctgtggGTTTCGAAGCATCCCTCGGATACTTCCGGATGGTCGTTCTTCACGTATTTGAGTCTGAAACTCGACGAAAAGGACAGAAGGGCGGTATTGGACACCCTCCGGGTGGTCCAGAATGACTTTGTTGGTTCAGAGACCTTCTATGTGTGTCTGAGAACCTTGCTGACCTCTGTATCGCAGGAAGCGGCGCAAGAATGGCTAACGCAACTCGATGAGGGtcctgagaaggaggaagagggaAAGACGCCAGGAGCTGCAAACACCCTTCAATCTCTGATGAAAGCCACAAAAGAAAGGGATGCTTATCTGAAGAAGCAGGCTCTCAACTTTTTCTACAGGAGGGAGCCTAGAGTTGAAGTGTGA
- a CDS encoding uncharacterized protein (Compare to YALI0A02453g, weakly similar to uniprot|P42951 Saccharomyces cerevisiae YJL100W Hypothetical 70.2 kDa protein in GSH1- CHS6 intergenic region, similar to Saccharomyces cerevisiae LSB6 (YJL100W); ancestral locus Anc_1.266) has product MSPTKKATRPTSGGSNGAASNGDVTDGDRVFKSGYDRLASLDREAAQSAEYTEEGISNNETHRTLGIQSGRLSVVTKDLMPSPQMPNASDLSPKTSTPAHHWGTPGTQLVPNEFKTPDQLTHFVDLESNQQNNSDRDSLASGSSTWMGVFSRIGRKLSTAFPVRRPDRNPAQERAVEIYYSVFKNLPEFESRQILDTSEEDYNSAVHFGEVIESVIEAISHGIFPRLIAQGSSGSYFAYNEHHEVVGVFKPKDEEPYGPLSPKWTKWLHRNLFPCFFGRSCLIPNTGYICEAAASLLDRRLQTGIVPHTEIVYLSSPTFYYRYFERRRAKNDARLLPRKPGSFQLFLHNYEEADVFFRKHPWPDKRRQQYGAASESDIWTPAVQKQFRLELEKLVILDYIMRNTDRGLDNWMIKLEWVDASSAHPQYHSQGSPSRGATPHSSHSPIKVPRLKIGAIDSGLSWPWKHPDEWRSYPFGWLFLPLELIGQPFSRETREHFLPLLTSPRWWEQTYVEFRDLFSVDPDFRERMWKKQWAVMKGQAFNVVETLKSHDQGPLELARRDKVLIWDGEMDIPVRIPIETLNSAIGTPLLNRASTPSNMHSRQSSVDENMLLPALNSLSVSPNKNQSLNSDQVPLLSSYDNASSSAGPSTAPATVPNQKLRPSKGSSLSLEARYRELECSSPTKKNAVAFSKRHGRRQSLWDELISENATSRPLRVADNNNTDSPINDVGFSHAESSYQATRKVIVERLQIATRKAPFFTWC; this is encoded by the coding sequence ATGTCACCAACGAAGAAAGCGACGAGGCCGACGAGTGGAGGCTCCAACGGGGCGGCTTCCAACGGCGACGTCACCGACGGAGACAGAGTGTTCAAATCTGGCTACGACCGACTAGCTAGTCTCGATCGGGAAGCCGCTCAGTCGGCAGAATACACTGAGGAGGGAATAAGCAACAACGAAACACACCGAACTCTGGGGATCCAGTCAGGACGCTTGTCGGTGGTCACCAAGGACCTGATGCCCTCTCCGCAAATGCCTAATGCCTCCGATCTGTCTCCCAAGACTTCTACACCAGCCCATCATTGGGGTACTCCCGGTACCCAGCTGGTTCCTAATGAGTTCAAGACGCCTGATCAGTTGACGCATTTTGTGGATCTCGAGTCCAACCAGCAAAACAACTCGGATCGAGACTCGCTCGCCTCGGGATCGTCCACATGGATGGGTGTTTTCTCTCGAATCGGACGAAAACTATCTACAGCATTTCCTGTGCGACGACCAGACCGCAACCCCGCACAGGAACGGGCAGTCGAAATCTACTACTCCGTCTTCAAAAACCTGCCAGAATTCGAGTCCCGACAAATTCTCGATACCTCCGAAGAAGATTACAACTCAGCGGTGCATTTCGGAGAAGTCATTGAGTCGGTGATCGAGGCCATTTCGCACGGAATCTTTCCCAGACTCATCGCACAGGGCTCCAGTGGCAGCTACTTTGCCTACAATGAACACCATGAAGTTGTGGGTGTATTTAAACCAAAGGACGAAGAGCCATATGGACCTCTGTCTCCGAAATGGACCAAATGGCTACACCGAAACTTGTTCCCATGCTTCTTTGGACGCTCCTGTCTCATTCCAAACACCGGATACATTTGTGAGGCCGCGGCATCGCTATTGGACCGCAGACTGCAGACGGGAATCGTCCCTCATACAGAGATTGTCTATCTCTCCTCCCCAACATTCTACTATCGATATTTTGAACGTCGACGGGCCAAAAATGACGCTCGTCTACTGCCACGAAAGCCTGGCTCATTCCAACTGTTTCTGCACAACTACGAGGAGGCCGATGTGTTTTTTAGAAAGCATCCCTGGCCCGACAAACGACGTCAGCAGTACGGAGCTGCATCGGAGTCGGACATTTGGACCCCTGCCGTTCAAAAACAGTTTCGTTtggagctcgagaagctcgTGATTCTCGACTACATTATGCGAAACACAGATCGAGGTCTCGACAATTGGATGATCAAGCTGGAGTGGGTGGATGCTTCGTCAGCCCATCCGCAATATCACTCGCAGGGCTCCCCTTCACGAGGTGCCACACCCCACTCTTCTCATTCTCCTATCAAGGTGCCTCGACTCAAGATAGGAGCCATTGATTCGGGTCTTTCGTGGCCCTGGAAGCACCCTGATGAATGGAGATCGTATCCGTTTGGCTGGCTCTTTCTTCCGCTAGAACTTATCGGTCAGCCATTCTCCAGAGAAACAAGAGAGCACTTCTTGCCGCTCTTGACATCTCCCCGATGGTGGGAACAGACCTACGTGGAGTTCCGAGACCTTTTCAGTGTCGACCCCGACTTCCGGGAGCGCATGTGGAAAAAACAGTGGGCTGTGATGAAAGGTCAGGCCTTCAACGTCGTTGAAACGCTCAAGTCTCATGACCAGGGCCCTCTAGAGCTTGCCCGGAGAGACAAGGTGCTGATTTGGGACGGAGAGATGGACATTCCCGTTCGAATTCCTATCGAAACACTCAACTCAGCTATTGGAACCCCTCTGCTGAACAGAGCTTCCACTCCATCGAACATGCATTCCCGGCAATCCAGTGTTGACGAGAACATGTTGTTGCCTGCTCTCAACTCGTTGTCTGTGTCGCCAAACAAAAATCAGAGCCTCAATAGCGACCAGGTTCCACTCCTATCCTCCTACGACAACGCTTCGTCTTCAGCAGGACCCTCTACTGCGCCAGCTACGGTTCCTAATCAGAAACTGCGGCCTTCCAAGGGCTCCTCGCTCAGTCTGGAGGCCAGGTATAGAGAGCTCGAGTGTTCTAGtcccaccaagaagaacgccGTTGCATTTTCCAAGCGCCACGGAAGACGTCAGAGTCTGTGGGACGAGCTCATCAGTGAGAATGCCACCAGCCGTCCGCTGAGAGTAGCTGataacaacaacacagACTCGCCTATCAATGACGTGGGATTTTCGCATGCCGAGTCTTCTTACCAAGCCACCAGAAAGGTGATTGTTGAGCGACTTCAGATTGCCACTAGAAAGGCTCCTTTCTTTACCTGGTGttag
- a CDS encoding uncharacterized protein (Compare to YALI0A02475g, no similarity) — translation MFEDQSEAFLDCGSEVERFFALDQNKLLVEFSGDHRLLIISTKDDWETLEQHREPISKLKGYLKVRYPHDKTLFSTFRNAGNKDVTIVCEDGVEVPVHSIVVTPQWPHFARTVNQSIDNTYHFTKLLRPSKWVMAMVSFFYDERIPMDLDTACRVLILALSYDIPHLGPARRASRRLWSSL, via the coding sequence ATGTTCGAGGATCAGAGCGAGGCTTTTTTGGACTGCGGGTCGGAAGTCGAGCGGTTCTTTGCGCTGGACCAAAACAAGCTCCTGGTGGAGTTCTCTGGCGACCACCGTCTTCTaatcatctccaccaaggacgactGGGAGACTCTTGAACAGCACAGAGAGCCCATCTCTAAGCTGAAGGGCTATCTCAAGGTCAGGTACCCCCATGACAAAACGCTGTTTTCGACTTTCAGAAACGCTGGCAACAAGGATGTGACTATTGTCTGCGAGGATGGTGTGGAGGTGCCTGTCCACTCGATCGTGGTGACTCCTCAGTGGCCCCATTTTGCCAGGACCGTAAATCAGTCCATCGATAACACCTATCACTTTACAAAGCTGCTTCGGCCTTCCAAGTGGGTCATGGCCATGGTTTCCTTCTTCTACGACGAGAGAATCCCCATGGATCTCGATACTGCCTGTAGAGTTCTTATTCTGGCCCTATCCTACGATATCCCGCATCTGGGCCCTGCTCGACGTGCTAGCAGGCGTTTGTGGAGTTCACTATGA